One genomic window of Pseudoxanthomonas sp. includes the following:
- a CDS encoding esterase-like activity of phytase family protein, which yields MSAAPWLLAAAVAAGAVFTTPHEVTTPPPHALKLGGRTYTDQGLVAAGALPAGTVDFMGDTLGSFSSIAVRADQWQRTADGYAGTLWTLPDRGRNDPEAGLFYDYAARLERLRLQLRLPAAGARAGNTVTLVPDGGLTLLDFEGQPFTGADPGEHTVVQHGVTLPSPATGVGAGKISLDAESLEFTADGHFYIGDEYSANVYYFDPGGQLRGVIVPPAAIVPQRAGKVTFDSLKAPDRGRRNNQGVEGLGLSPDGTRLFVALQSALVQDSARGDAAGRINTRVLVYDVSKQAIPGRPIGHYVVQLPAYAHKGDGGAADRTAAQSELRALDNTRFLLLARDGNGLGTGKRDPLVYKSVLLVDTTGASNLAGSRYETSATSLLASPGATRLKPGITPARWSEFLNLLDPAQLADIGIDLDAGKGGHPGLMSEKWEAMALVPALDPAHPDDRLLLVGNDNDFIARQCRMQGQRCDSEYDNDNRILVYRITLPATGKPTRKH from the coding sequence ATGAGCGCGGCCCCATGGCTGCTGGCCGCCGCCGTTGCGGCCGGCGCGGTGTTCACCACGCCTCATGAAGTGACAACCCCGCCACCGCATGCGCTGAAGCTGGGTGGCAGGACCTACACCGACCAGGGCCTGGTGGCGGCCGGCGCGTTGCCGGCCGGCACGGTCGACTTCATGGGCGACACGCTGGGTTCGTTCTCGTCCATCGCGGTGCGCGCCGACCAGTGGCAGCGCACGGCTGACGGCTACGCGGGCACGTTGTGGACCCTGCCCGATCGCGGCCGCAATGATCCCGAAGCCGGCCTGTTCTACGACTACGCCGCACGCCTGGAGCGCCTGCGCCTTCAGCTGCGCCTGCCTGCTGCCGGCGCCAGGGCCGGCAACACCGTCACCCTGGTGCCCGACGGTGGATTGACCCTGCTTGATTTCGAAGGCCAGCCTTTCACCGGCGCCGATCCGGGCGAACACACCGTGGTCCAGCACGGCGTGACCCTGCCTTCGCCTGCGACCGGCGTGGGGGCAGGCAAGATTTCACTGGATGCCGAATCGCTTGAATTCACGGCCGACGGGCACTTCTACATCGGCGACGAATACAGCGCCAACGTCTATTACTTCGACCCAGGTGGCCAGCTGCGCGGGGTGATCGTGCCACCGGCGGCAATCGTGCCGCAGCGCGCGGGCAAGGTGACGTTCGATTCACTCAAGGCCCCGGATCGTGGCCGGCGCAACAACCAGGGCGTGGAAGGCCTGGGCCTGTCGCCGGACGGCACGCGCCTGTTCGTCGCGTTGCAGAGCGCGCTGGTGCAGGACTCCGCGCGTGGCGATGCCGCCGGCCGCATCAACACCCGCGTGCTGGTCTACGACGTCAGCAAGCAGGCCATTCCGGGCAGGCCCATCGGCCATTACGTGGTGCAGCTGCCGGCGTACGCGCACAAGGGCGATGGCGGCGCAGCCGACCGCACCGCGGCGCAGAGCGAGCTGCGGGCGTTGGACAACACGCGCTTCCTGCTGCTGGCCCGCGATGGCAATGGCCTGGGTACCGGCAAGCGCGATCCGCTGGTCTACAAGTCGGTCCTGCTGGTCGATACCACCGGCGCCAGTAACCTGGCCGGTTCGCGCTACGAAACCAGCGCGACCTCGCTGCTGGCTTCGCCTGGCGCGACCCGGCTCAAGCCCGGCATCACCCCGGCGCGCTGGAGCGAGTTCCTCAACCTGCTCGATCCGGCCCAGCTAGCCGACATCGGCATCGACCTGGACGCCGGCAAAGGCGGCCATCCCGGCCTGATGTCGGAAAAGTGGGAAGCCATGGCGCTGGTGCCGGCGCTTGACCCGGCCCATCCCGATGATCGGCTGCTGCTGGTCGGCAACGACAACGACTTCATCGCCCGCCAGTGCCGAATGCAGGGCCAGCGCTGCGATTCGGAATACGACAACGACAACCGGATCCTGGTTTACCGGATCACGCTGCCCGCCACGGGGAAGCCCACCAGGAAGCACTAG
- a CDS encoding efflux RND transporter permease subunit has protein sequence MNISAWAIRRPLPALMVFFVLCVAGLWGFFKLPVAKFPDIAFPMTVVTVTQPGASPSQLEAEVTRKVEDSVATVTNVKRVMSTVSEGVSTTSIEFQLEADLGTALDDTRDAVTRIRTDLPQDIQEPVISKVDIGGSLMTYALVAPQLTPDEASWLVDREISRAMYGVPGVARVTRVGGVQRQVRVDLDPNALQAFGVTAGDVSQQLAQIQVERAGGKAELDGAQQTIRTLGTVGDAQALRDYSISLPDGRAVRLSALARVTDAAADPTEAAMLDGKDVVAFSMSRTRGSSEVKVEQGVHEALDVLKKAHPGVDFRLVTTAIDETHRSYDSSMTMLYEGALLALLVVWLFLRDWRATWVSALALPLSIIPTFAVMYWFGFTLNIITLLALSVVVGILVDDAIVEIENIVRHLRMGKPPLEAATEAAGEIGNAVIATSLTLAAVFVPVAFMPGIAGKFFREFGWTAATAVLFSLLVARLLTPMMAAYLLKPHGEEKSDSRLMRWYLGWVDAALRHRGRTLWIATALFIASLALVPLIPATFIPQSDLGRSNLSLELPPGTRLQETVAVAERARALLKDMPELKQVYTAVGSVLDLGDPSTTGVADPRKATLVLDWGLADHRDRDQRALERDARARLADLPGVRVSYVSSEPGNQLQLVLAGDDPQRLQEAATALERDVRGIPGLGSVTSSASLLRPEIQIVPNSARAADMGVSTADIAEAARIATAGDYEQRLAKLNLPDRQVPIRVGFAESTLANAALIGQLRVPGRYGPVPLAAVAEIRMGSGPSQISRYQRQRNVTLTAELNGRPLGDVMETVQQLPSVKQLPPGVSFLNTGDAEVFVELFVGFLLAMAAGVICIYMVLLLLFNHALMPLTILIAVPLCAGGAFGALLLTQNMLSLPALIGLLMLIGIATKNSILLVDYAVIAEDEHGLTQHEALIDACRKRAQPIIMTTLAMGAGMMPIALGFAGDSSFRAPMAIAVIGGLVTSTLLSLIVIPAAFTVIDDLGEWLTRRFKGHSSHPAPDAEPRPGS, from the coding sequence ATGAATATCTCAGCCTGGGCGATCCGTCGCCCGCTGCCTGCGTTGATGGTGTTCTTCGTCCTGTGCGTGGCGGGGTTGTGGGGCTTCTTCAAGCTGCCGGTGGCGAAGTTCCCAGACATCGCCTTCCCGATGACGGTGGTGACGGTGACCCAGCCGGGCGCTTCGCCGAGCCAGCTCGAAGCCGAGGTCACCCGCAAGGTGGAGGATTCGGTGGCCACGGTCACCAACGTCAAGCGGGTGATGTCCACCGTCAGCGAAGGCGTCAGCACGACCAGCATCGAGTTCCAGCTGGAAGCGGACCTGGGCACGGCGCTGGACGACACGCGCGATGCGGTGACGCGCATCCGCACCGACCTGCCGCAGGACATCCAGGAGCCGGTGATCTCCAAGGTCGACATCGGTGGCTCGCTGATGACCTACGCGCTGGTCGCGCCGCAGCTGACGCCGGACGAGGCGAGCTGGCTGGTGGACCGCGAGATCTCGCGTGCCATGTACGGCGTGCCGGGCGTGGCCCGGGTCACGCGCGTGGGCGGCGTGCAGCGCCAGGTGCGGGTGGACCTGGATCCGAATGCGCTGCAGGCGTTTGGCGTGACCGCCGGCGATGTCTCGCAGCAGCTGGCGCAGATCCAGGTCGAGCGTGCCGGTGGCAAGGCCGAACTCGACGGCGCGCAGCAGACCATCCGCACGCTCGGCACCGTTGGCGATGCGCAGGCGCTGCGCGACTATTCCATCAGCCTGCCCGATGGCCGCGCGGTGCGGTTGTCGGCACTGGCCAGGGTCACCGATGCCGCGGCTGATCCAACAGAAGCAGCGATGCTCGACGGCAAGGACGTGGTCGCGTTCTCGATGTCGCGCACGCGGGGATCGAGCGAAGTCAAAGTGGAGCAGGGTGTCCACGAAGCACTGGATGTGCTGAAGAAGGCGCACCCCGGTGTCGACTTCCGCCTGGTCACCACCGCCATCGACGAGACGCACCGCTCCTACGATTCGTCGATGACCATGCTGTACGAAGGCGCGCTGCTGGCACTGTTGGTGGTGTGGCTGTTCCTGCGCGACTGGCGCGCGACCTGGGTGTCGGCGCTGGCGCTGCCGCTGTCGATCATCCCGACCTTCGCGGTGATGTACTGGTTTGGCTTCACCCTGAACATCATCACGCTGCTGGCGCTGTCGGTGGTGGTCGGCATCCTGGTCGACGACGCCATCGTCGAGATCGAGAACATCGTCCGCCACCTGCGCATGGGCAAGCCGCCGCTGGAGGCTGCGACCGAGGCGGCCGGCGAGATCGGCAATGCGGTGATCGCCACCTCGCTGACGCTGGCCGCGGTGTTCGTGCCGGTGGCCTTCATGCCGGGCATCGCGGGCAAGTTCTTCCGCGAGTTCGGCTGGACCGCGGCGACCGCGGTGCTGTTCTCGCTACTGGTGGCGCGCCTGCTGACGCCGATGATGGCCGCCTACCTGCTCAAGCCGCATGGCGAAGAGAAAAGCGATTCGCGCCTGATGCGGTGGTACCTGGGCTGGGTGGACGCGGCGTTGCGCCATCGCGGACGCACGCTGTGGATCGCCACGGCGCTGTTCATCGCCTCGCTGGCGCTGGTGCCGCTGATCCCGGCCACTTTCATCCCGCAATCGGATCTGGGCCGCAGCAACCTGAGCCTGGAACTACCACCGGGCACGCGGCTGCAGGAAACCGTGGCGGTGGCCGAGCGCGCACGCGCGCTGCTCAAGGACATGCCCGAACTCAAGCAGGTCTACACCGCCGTTGGCAGCGTGCTGGACCTGGGCGATCCTTCGACGACCGGCGTGGCCGATCCGCGCAAGGCCACGCTCGTGCTGGACTGGGGCCTGGCCGATCATCGTGATCGCGACCAGCGTGCCCTGGAACGTGATGCGCGCGCGCGCCTGGCCGATCTTCCCGGCGTGCGCGTGAGTTATGTCAGCTCCGAACCCGGCAACCAACTGCAGCTGGTGCTGGCCGGCGACGACCCCCAGCGCCTGCAGGAAGCGGCCACCGCGCTGGAGCGCGATGTCCGTGGCATTCCTGGCCTGGGCAGCGTGACCTCGTCGGCCTCCCTGCTGCGCCCTGAAATCCAGATCGTGCCGAACTCGGCGCGCGCTGCCGACATGGGCGTGTCCACGGCCGATATCGCCGAGGCTGCGCGTATCGCCACCGCGGGCGACTACGAGCAGCGCCTGGCCAAACTCAACCTGCCTGACCGGCAGGTGCCGATCCGGGTCGGGTTCGCCGAATCGACCCTGGCCAATGCCGCCCTGATCGGCCAGCTGCGCGTGCCCGGCCGCTATGGCCCAGTGCCGTTGGCGGCGGTAGCGGAGATCCGCATGGGCAGCGGTCCGTCGCAGATCTCGCGCTACCAGCGCCAGCGCAATGTGACCTTGACCGCCGAACTCAATGGCCGGCCATTGGGCGATGTCATGGAAACCGTGCAGCAGCTGCCCAGCGTCAAGCAGCTGCCGCCGGGCGTGAGCTTCCTCAACACCGGCGATGCGGAAGTCTTCGTCGAGTTGTTCGTCGGCTTCCTGCTGGCGATGGCCGCAGGCGTGATCTGCATCTACATGGTGCTGCTGCTGTTGTTCAACCACGCGCTGATGCCACTCACGATCCTGATCGCGGTGCCGCTGTGCGCTGGCGGCGCGTTCGGTGCGTTGCTGCTGACCCAGAACATGCTGTCGCTGCCTGCATTGATCGGCCTGCTGATGCTGATCGGCATCGCCACCAAGAACTCGATCCTGCTGGTCGACTACGCGGTGATCGCCGAAGACGAGCATGGCCTGACCCAGCACGAGGCGTTGATCGATGCCTGTCGCAAGCGTGCCCAGCCGATCATCATGACCACGCTGGCCATGGGCGCGGGCATGATGCCGATCGCCTTGGGATTCGCCGGTGATTCGAGCTTCCGCGCGCCGATGGCGATCGCGGTGATCGGTGGTCTGGTGACCTCCACGCTGCTCAGCCTGATCGTGATCCCGGCGGCCTTCACCGTGATCGACGACCTGGGCGAATGGCTGACGCGACGCTTCAAGGGACATTCGTCGCATCCGGCGCCTGACGCGGAACCACGTCCCGGGTCATGA
- a CDS encoding efflux RND transporter periplasmic adaptor subunit — MRAHLSRWSLLFAVLPLLAACGSSEEDKPAAASSALTVTLVPVKPQSLARSVTVSGPVSAYEEMQLGVELSGQRVTSLDVDVGQSVRKGQILLQLDHRTLDSDLAQAEASMLQAQAGLDLAQAKQERGAKLADGQLISVSDLDELRAARTQAEAQRATARAARDAARLQRDFAELRAPADGIISKRLVQPGQVVSAGSELLRLIRDGRLEWRAELPEEQLSEIAVGNTVALSYAGREIEGRVRAITPGVDAQTRTGTVYADLPEPGPLKPGTYVEGRVVTGDGQGLMVPATSVVQRDGHSYVFTMKGKDVVERRRVRTGQALQGQVEIVEGLKAGDQVIGDGAGFLGDGDRVRVVPAGKGGIAG, encoded by the coding sequence ATGCGTGCACATCTTTCGCGTTGGTCCCTGCTGTTTGCCGTCCTGCCGCTGCTCGCTGCGTGCGGATCGTCCGAGGAGGACAAGCCGGCGGCGGCTTCCTCCGCATTGACCGTGACCCTGGTGCCGGTCAAGCCGCAGTCGCTGGCGCGCAGCGTGACCGTTTCCGGTCCGGTGTCCGCCTATGAAGAGATGCAGCTGGGTGTTGAACTGAGTGGCCAGCGCGTCACCAGTCTTGATGTGGATGTGGGCCAGTCGGTGAGGAAGGGTCAGATCCTGCTGCAACTGGATCACCGCACCCTGGACAGTGACCTGGCCCAGGCCGAAGCCTCGATGCTGCAGGCCCAGGCCGGGCTCGACCTGGCGCAGGCCAAGCAGGAGCGTGGTGCGAAGCTGGCGGACGGTCAGCTGATCAGCGTCAGCGACCTGGACGAACTCCGTGCGGCCCGCACCCAGGCAGAAGCGCAGCGTGCCACCGCGCGCGCCGCACGCGATGCCGCCAGGCTGCAGCGTGACTTCGCCGAGCTGCGCGCGCCTGCCGACGGCATCATCTCCAAGCGGCTCGTACAGCCCGGGCAGGTGGTGTCGGCGGGCAGCGAACTGCTGCGCCTGATCCGCGACGGCCGGCTGGAATGGCGCGCCGAGCTGCCCGAAGAACAGCTGTCCGAGATCGCCGTCGGCAACACCGTCGCGCTGTCCTATGCCGGACGCGAGATCGAAGGCCGTGTCCGCGCGATCACTCCGGGCGTCGATGCGCAGACACGCACGGGCACCGTCTATGCGGACCTGCCCGAGCCCGGCCCGCTCAAGCCCGGCACCTATGTCGAAGGCCGCGTCGTGACGGGTGACGGCCAGGGCCTGATGGTGCCGGCGACCTCGGTCGTGCAGCGCGATGGACATAGCTATGTGTTCACCATGAAGGGCAAGGACGTGGTGGAGCGCCGCCGCGTGCGCACCGGCCAGGCGCTGCAGGGCCAGGTCGAGATCGTCGAAGGCCTGAAGGCCGGTGATCAGGTGATCGGCGACGGCGCTGGCTTCCTGGGTGATGGCGACCGCGTGCGCGTGGTCCCGGCCGGGAAGGGGGGCATCGCCGGATGA
- a CDS encoding TetR/AcrR family transcriptional regulator C-terminal domain-containing protein, which produces MRGPIKQEHIIEAAFTLLDEAGIEGVSLRKLACRLGIRAPSLYWHFKSKQALIDALADALIRDVARDVPQGQHWRATLRQVADEFRSGFKAHRDGARVYAGTFIATENVLRVGETCIGALVEAGADVGFATATAMDLVYYVMGFVIEEQALPQDWHALDSVQHEFLALAEARFPHCWSAREFLAEPEYEIRFRNGVDLLLDGIAQRLTRTSPVSP; this is translated from the coding sequence GTGCGCGGTCCGATCAAGCAGGAACACATCATCGAGGCTGCTTTCACCCTGCTGGACGAGGCGGGGATCGAAGGCGTCAGCCTGCGCAAGCTGGCGTGCCGGCTGGGCATCCGCGCACCGTCGCTGTACTGGCATTTCAAGAGCAAGCAAGCGCTGATCGATGCGCTGGCCGACGCGCTGATCCGCGACGTTGCCCGCGATGTTCCGCAGGGGCAGCACTGGCGCGCCACGCTGCGCCAGGTCGCGGACGAATTCCGCAGTGGCTTCAAGGCCCATCGTGATGGCGCCCGGGTCTACGCAGGCACCTTCATCGCGACCGAGAACGTGCTGCGCGTGGGCGAAACCTGCATCGGCGCGCTGGTTGAAGCAGGCGCCGACGTCGGCTTCGCCACGGCGACCGCGATGGACCTGGTCTACTACGTGATGGGCTTCGTGATCGAAGAACAGGCCTTGCCGCAGGATTGGCATGCGCTGGACAGCGTGCAGCATGAATTCCTGGCGCTCGCGGAGGCGCGGTTCCCGCATTGCTGGAGTGCGCGGGAGTTCCTGGCAGAGCCCGAGTACGAAATACGCTTCAGGAACGGCGTCGATCTGCTGCTCGATGGCATCGCGCAACGCCTGACAAGGACATCCCCGGTTTCCCCGTAG
- the ilvA gene encoding threonine ammonia-lyase, biosynthetic has translation MTKTLKPADYLKKILTARVYDVAVESALEPARNLGQRLGNKVLLKREDQQPVFSFKLRGAYNKMAHLAPEQLKRGVICASAGNHAQGVALGAKKLGTRAVIVMPVTTPQLKIDAVKALGGEVVLHGESYSDAYEHAVTLEQQHGLTFVHPFDDPYVIAGQGTIAMEILRQHQGPLDAIFVAVGGGGLISGVANYIKAVRPEIKVIGVQMADSDAMVRSIAARKRVALSDVGLFADGTAVKLVGEETFRIARGLVDDFVIVDTDAVCAAIKDVFVDTRSIVEPSGAMAVAAIKQYAATHKTKGATYAAILCGANMNFDRLRFVAERAEVGEEREALFAVTIPEERGSFRRFCELVGDLPGGPRNVTEFNYRISDAQQAHVFVGLTTRGKGESARITGNFKRHGFAALDLTHDELAKEHVRHMVGGLSTLAHDERLLRFVFPERPGALLKFLNLMRPNWNISLFHYRNQGADYGRTLVGLQVPKHDDKAFRQFLDALGYPYVEETDNPVYRLFLRK, from the coding sequence ATGACCAAGACCCTCAAGCCTGCCGATTACCTCAAGAAGATCCTGACCGCCCGCGTCTACGACGTCGCGGTTGAATCAGCCCTGGAGCCGGCGCGCAACCTGGGCCAGCGCCTGGGCAACAAGGTGCTGCTCAAGCGCGAGGACCAGCAGCCGGTTTTCAGCTTCAAGCTGCGTGGTGCCTACAACAAGATGGCGCACCTGGCGCCCGAACAGCTCAAGCGCGGGGTGATCTGCGCGTCGGCCGGCAACCATGCCCAAGGCGTCGCCCTGGGCGCGAAAAAGCTGGGCACCCGTGCGGTCATCGTGATGCCGGTGACCACGCCGCAGCTGAAGATCGACGCGGTCAAGGCACTCGGTGGCGAGGTGGTGCTGCATGGCGAAAGCTATTCCGATGCCTACGAACACGCGGTGACGCTGGAGCAGCAGCACGGGCTGACCTTCGTCCATCCGTTCGACGATCCCTATGTGATCGCCGGCCAGGGCACCATCGCCATGGAAATCCTGCGCCAGCACCAGGGGCCGCTGGATGCGATCTTCGTCGCGGTGGGCGGCGGCGGGCTGATTTCCGGCGTGGCCAACTACATCAAGGCCGTGCGCCCGGAGATCAAGGTGATCGGCGTGCAGATGGCCGACTCCGATGCGATGGTGCGCTCGATTGCCGCGCGCAAGCGCGTGGCGCTGAGTGATGTCGGCCTGTTTGCCGATGGCACCGCGGTGAAACTGGTTGGCGAAGAAACTTTCCGCATCGCGCGCGGGCTGGTGGACGATTTCGTGATCGTCGATACCGATGCGGTGTGCGCGGCGATCAAGGATGTCTTCGTTGATACGCGCAGCATCGTCGAGCCCTCCGGTGCGATGGCCGTGGCGGCGATCAAGCAGTACGCGGCCACCCACAAGACCAAGGGCGCGACCTACGCGGCGATCCTGTGCGGGGCCAACATGAATTTCGACCGGCTGCGCTTCGTCGCCGAACGGGCCGAGGTTGGCGAGGAGCGCGAGGCGCTGTTCGCCGTCACCATCCCGGAAGAGCGCGGCAGTTTCCGTCGCTTCTGCGAGCTGGTCGGCGACCTGCCTGGTGGCCCGCGCAACGTCACCGAGTTCAATTACCGCATCAGCGACGCGCAGCAGGCGCATGTCTTCGTCGGCCTGACCACGCGCGGCAAGGGCGAGTCGGCCAGGATCACCGGCAATTTCAAGCGCCACGGGTTCGCCGCGCTGGACCTGACCCACGACGAGCTGGCCAAGGAGCACGTGCGCCACATGGTCGGCGGTCTTTCCACCCTGGCCCATGACGAGCGCCTGCTGCGGTTCGTCTTTCCCGAACGCCCCGGCGCCCTGCTGAAATTCCTCAACCTGATGCGGCCCAACTGGAACATCAGCCTGTTCCACTACCGCAACCAGGGCGCCGACTACGGCCGCACCCTGGTTGGCCTGCAGGTGCCGAAGCACGACGACAAGGCCTTCCGCCAGTTCCTGGACGCGCTGGGCTATCCCTACGTGGAAGAAACCGACAACCCGGTGTACCGACTGTTCCTGCGGAAATAG
- a CDS encoding LysR family transcriptional regulator, translated as MAMLLDWLKDLIAIVETGTYAAASRVRHVTQPALSRRIQALEAWIGAPLFVRTSAGVRLSDAGNSFLPAARDILQRLESARDAAQAAAFQQPGVVRFCATNALTFSFFPEWISRLEALLPALKVQFTTHHLEACEHMLMKGEADFLLAHHPAGTAGALDHPDYLRKVLDVDVLIPVSAPAGTRPLHRLPGARDAPTPYLSYQPQAGLGRVVDSIDGLIQAKAHLQPVFSTHASSVVAAMAMQGRGLGWLPESLVREQLQRGALVRSGSHAWDVPMEICLHRKAAPLAPAAELLWAASDPQND; from the coding sequence ATGGCAATGCTGCTCGACTGGCTGAAAGATCTGATCGCAATCGTGGAGACCGGCACCTATGCAGCCGCGTCGCGCGTCCGCCACGTCACCCAGCCGGCGCTGAGCCGGCGGATCCAGGCACTGGAAGCCTGGATCGGCGCACCGTTGTTCGTCAGGACTTCCGCCGGAGTCAGGCTGTCGGACGCGGGAAACAGCTTCCTGCCCGCCGCACGCGACATCCTGCAGCGGCTGGAGAGCGCACGCGACGCGGCGCAGGCGGCGGCGTTCCAGCAACCGGGCGTGGTGCGTTTCTGCGCGACCAATGCACTCACCTTCAGCTTCTTCCCGGAGTGGATTTCCCGCCTGGAAGCGCTGCTGCCCGCACTGAAAGTACAGTTCACGACCCATCACCTGGAAGCGTGTGAGCACATGCTGATGAAGGGTGAGGCCGACTTCCTGCTCGCCCACCACCCTGCCGGTACGGCCGGTGCACTCGACCATCCCGACTACCTGCGCAAGGTGCTGGACGTGGACGTGCTGATCCCGGTCTCCGCGCCGGCAGGCACGCGGCCGCTGCATCGCCTCCCCGGTGCCCGGGATGCGCCCACGCCGTATCTGTCCTATCAGCCACAGGCCGGGCTGGGCAGGGTCGTGGACAGCATCGACGGGCTGATCCAGGCGAAGGCGCATCTGCAGCCGGTCTTCTCGACCCATGCCTCCAGCGTGGTCGCCGCCATGGCCATGCAGGGGCGCGGCCTGGGCTGGCTGCCGGAGAGCCTGGTCCGCGAGCAGCTGCAGCGGGGCGCACTGGTCCGCTCCGGCAGCCACGCCTGGGATGTGCCGATGGAAATCTGCCTGCACCGGAAAGCCGCGCCACTGGCACCGGCGGCCGAGCTGCTGTGGGCAGCGAGCGACCCGCAGAA